The following are from one region of the Nostoc cf. commune SO-36 genome:
- a CDS encoding alpha/beta hydrolase: MKVSPVVVSQLLYTPQGEFLLASVGASDSNQSARTRILVLCVRALISASAESGGLVHF; encoded by the coding sequence GTGAAAGTTAGTCCGGTAGTAGTTTCGCAACTTCTCTACACACCGCAAGGAGAATTTTTGCTAGCATCGGTTGGCGCAAGTGATTCAAACCAATCAGCCAGAACCAGGATTTTGGTGCTTTGCGTTCGTGCACTAATTTCAGCCTCTGCTGAATCGGGAGGTCTTGTACACTTTTGA
- a CDS encoding alpha/beta hydrolase family protein gives MLRKYPTSSIRLDVAETLEIATELEKLVNQTHRAIAAVSQQSKIEAATISQTNFSQLPNLQVPGKFKSQKYTLKLFDSKRNRLLLTDVYIPNVQNAAPVIVISHGLGLDSSNFQYLATHLSSYGFAVVVPNHPGSDAKQLRSLLNRQAIEVAEPSEFQDRPLDVTYILNQLEKGNQSDSRFKGRLNLQKVGVFGQSLGGYTALALAGAKINFQQLKQDCQPAALQKSWNMSLLLQCRALELSISKSGKD, from the coding sequence GTGTTGCGTAAGTACCCCACCAGCAGCATTCGCCTTGATGTCGCAGAGACTTTAGAAATAGCTACGGAATTGGAGAAACTTGTTAACCAAACCCATCGGGCGATCGCAGCAGTTTCCCAACAGTCTAAAATAGAAGCTGCTACCATTTCCCAAACAAATTTCTCACAATTGCCCAATTTGCAGGTTCCGGGAAAATTTAAGTCGCAAAAATACACCCTAAAACTTTTCGACTCAAAGCGCAATCGGCTTTTATTGACTGATGTTTACATTCCCAATGTCCAGAATGCTGCACCCGTAATTGTGATTTCTCACGGTTTGGGTTTAGATAGCAGCAACTTTCAATATTTAGCCACGCACCTATCTTCTTACGGATTTGCCGTTGTCGTTCCCAATCATCCTGGTAGCGATGCGAAACAATTGCGTTCTCTACTAAATAGACAGGCGATTGAAGTAGCAGAACCAAGTGAATTTCAAGACCGGCCTTTAGATGTAACATATATATTGAATCAATTGGAAAAAGGTAATCAATCTGATTCACGTTTTAAAGGTCGGTTAAATCTGCAAAAAGTCGGAGTATTTGGTCAATCTTTGGGAGGCTACACAGCCTTGGCCTTAGCAGGCGCTAAAATCAACTTTCAACAGCTAAAACAAGACTGTCAACCAGCAGCACTGCAAAAAAGCTGGAATATGTCTTTACTGCTCCAGTGTCGCGCTTTAGAATTGAGCATCAGCAAGTCTGGAAAAGATTAG
- a CDS encoding YggT family protein, giving the protein MSLLITTLITFVSFYSYLLIIRVLLTWFPTINWYNQPFAALAQITDPYLNLFRSIIPPLGGMDFSPILAFLALNLVSGLLSAIPASLPL; this is encoded by the coding sequence ATGAGTTTACTGATTACGACACTAATCACCTTTGTCAGCTTTTATAGCTATTTGCTAATTATCCGGGTTTTATTAACCTGGTTCCCGACAATCAACTGGTATAACCAGCCATTTGCCGCTTTAGCCCAGATAACCGATCCTTATCTGAATCTATTTCGTTCAATTATTCCCCCATTGGGCGGTATGGATTTTTCGCCGATCTTAGCTTTCTTGGCACTTAATCTAGTTAGTGGGCTTCTGAGTGCCATTCCAGCTAGTCTGCCCTTATAG
- the crtH gene encoding carotenoid isomerase, whose protein sequence is MTIDAIVIGSGIGGLVTATQLAAKGAKVLVLERYLIPGGSAGYFERQGYRFDVGASMIFGLGQNGTTNLLTRALSAVNVSQEAIADPVQIHYHLPQGLDLKVDRVYEKFLQNLIAHFPHEEQGIRRFYDECQKVFKCLNSMDLLSLEEPRYLLRVFFQHPLACLGLAKYLPQNAGDVARRYIKDPQLMKFIDMECYCWSVVPSDMTPMINAGMVFSDRHYGGVNYPKGGVGQIAQKLVEGLEKAGGKIQYQARVSKILTEQGKAVGVQLANGKVYRGKRIVSNATRWDTFERLLPAREMPHNERKWQQNYQKSPSFLSLHIGVKESVLPAGTECHHILLEDWQKMTAAEGTVFVSIPTLLDPDLAPSGYHIIHAFTPHWIDDWQKLSPSEYEAKKEEAAWRIIDRLEKIFPGLDAALDYLEVGTPRTHRRFLGREDGTYGPIPRRKLWGLLKMPFNRTAIPGLYCVGDSTFPGQGLNAVAFSGFACAHRIAVDLGL, encoded by the coding sequence ATGACAATTGATGCGATCGTAATTGGGTCTGGGATTGGTGGATTAGTAACAGCGACCCAGTTAGCGGCGAAGGGAGCAAAAGTGTTGGTACTGGAACGTTATTTGATTCCAGGTGGTAGTGCTGGTTATTTTGAACGCCAAGGCTATCGATTTGATGTTGGGGCATCAATGATTTTTGGACTGGGACAAAACGGCACTACTAATTTACTCACACGCGCATTATCAGCTGTAAATGTCAGCCAAGAAGCGATCGCAGATCCGGTACAGATTCACTATCATTTACCCCAAGGTTTAGACCTGAAGGTTGACCGGGTTTATGAGAAATTTTTGCAAAATCTTATTGCTCATTTTCCCCATGAAGAACAGGGGATTCGTCGCTTTTATGACGAATGCCAAAAAGTATTCAAGTGCCTCAACAGCATGGATTTGTTGTCGCTGGAAGAACCTCGGTATCTACTGCGGGTATTTTTCCAGCATCCTTTGGCGTGTCTCGGTTTGGCTAAGTATCTGCCTCAAAATGCCGGGGATGTGGCACGGCGCTACATCAAAGACCCGCAATTAATGAAATTTATCGATATGGAATGTTATTGCTGGTCGGTAGTTCCATCAGATATGACACCAATGATTAATGCTGGGATGGTCTTTTCTGACAGACATTATGGCGGAGTTAACTATCCTAAAGGCGGAGTGGGACAAATTGCCCAAAAACTGGTGGAAGGTCTAGAGAAGGCTGGAGGTAAGATTCAGTATCAAGCTAGAGTAAGCAAAATTCTCACAGAACAGGGAAAAGCGGTAGGTGTGCAACTGGCTAATGGTAAAGTGTATCGGGGTAAACGCATAGTTTCTAATGCTACACGCTGGGATACATTTGAACGATTATTACCAGCAAGAGAAATGCCACATAATGAGAGGAAGTGGCAACAAAATTATCAAAAATCTCCCAGCTTCTTGAGTTTGCACATCGGCGTAAAGGAGTCAGTTTTACCTGCGGGGACAGAGTGCCACCATATTTTGCTAGAAGATTGGCAAAAGATGACAGCAGCAGAAGGTACAGTTTTTGTTTCGATTCCCACATTACTTGACCCAGATTTAGCACCAAGTGGGTATCACATTATTCATGCCTTCACGCCTCACTGGATTGATGATTGGCAAAAACTTTCTCCAAGTGAGTACGAAGCGAAGAAAGAAGAGGCGGCTTGGCGAATTATTGACCGCCTAGAGAAAATTTTTCCCGGTTTAGACGCCGCGTTGGATTATTTAGAAGTAGGGACACCGCGCACCCATCGCCGCTTTTTGGGTCGTGAAGATGGCACTTATGGGCCAATTCCTCGGCGTAAGTTGTGGGGGTTATTAAAGATGCCCTTTAATCGCACAGCTATTCCAGGACTTTATTGTGTAGGAGATAGTACCTTTCCTGGTCAAGGGTTGAATGCAGTCGCTTTTTCTGGGTTTGCTTGCGCCCACCGTATTGCCGTAGATTTAGGATTGTGA